From the genome of Kluyveromyces lactis strain NRRL Y-1140 chromosome F complete sequence:
GCTATTtacgaaaaggaaagaatgtggattgcaaagaaaaacaattATGTTCCCAACCTTGATGACGTTGTAACAACTTATGGTGACGTGAAAGATGAagcagaaaagaaagataaacTAGAACTTCTAAAGCTATCGATTGCCAATGCAGAACCATTGACAGAAGAGGAAactaataataaaattgaaTGGGAGAAAGAAGGCTTCCATAACTGGAATAAGTTGGATTTCCGTAAGTTCATTACTGCATCAGGTAAACATGGTCGTAATTCTATTCAAGCCATTGCTGCTGAATTCGGTGGTAGCAagacagaagaagaagtgaGGGCTTATGCTAAAGCATTCTGGGCCAATCTTGAAAGAGTGGAAGACTATGAAAGATACGTGAAGAATATTGAGacggaagaagaaagagtgAGACGAGTAAAGATGAATCAAGAAGCTCTACGTAGAAAGATCAGCCAATGCGCAAACCCACTATTTGAACTCAAGTTGAAGTTCCCACCATCTACAAACAATAAGAGAACGTTTTCCGAAGAGGAAGATAGATTTATCTTGTTGATGTTATTCAAATACGGACTTGATAGAGAGAACGTATACGAAATGATTAGGGATGAAATCAAGCACCATCCTTTGTTCGAACTTGacttctttttccaaagtaGAACGCCAATTGAATTACAGAGAAGAACCATCACTTTGCTCCAATGTCTAGAGAAGGAATTTAATACCGGAATTCAGAAAACAGATGAATTAAATGATCGActaaagaaagaagatgaagaaggtgaGAGGTTGCGGgagaagttgaaagaggaGAACAAAGCCAGAAGGCAAGAGgaggaagaacaagaagaagaagaagaagaaaaagaagaagaagttaatGGCACTGCaactcaaagaaaagacGAAGCAACTGAAGTTGACACCGAAGTCAATGGAAACAGCCTTAATGAACCTGAACAGAAAAAGGTAAAGACAGAATAAATATCATAAACCCTTCTGAATAGAGAGAATCCATTGTATAATACTGAAATAATATaaaatttgttgaaaacgAAAACAGTTCCTTAGTTTTTATGcaatttttgattcattttATCACtcttattattattattatcattattttattatcatagttattattattatcagtTGGTTATATTTACTTTGAACACAGTAAATTAATTAGATATAGAATAGAATCCAACAGttcaatgaaaagatttTAACAACTTCCGGAAGAGGATAGTGCAATACATTTTATAAATAGAGCAAGAATGGTAGAGTGGAGTCTGTGTTTTAATCAAATTTATtcattcaacaatttttcaataggTTCTTCTAACGAAGATGGCTTAGTCAAAGAACTGTACCTTTCAACAACGGTACCCTTCTTGTCAACaaggaatttttcaaagttccATTTGATACCCTTGAAACCCAACAATCCGGATTTTTCGTTCTTCAAGAAGTCGTAGACTGGGTCAGCTTCAGAACCGTTCACATCaaccttcttcaagattGGGAAAGAAACACCGTAGTTTAGTTGACAGAACTGAGAAATCTCTTCATCAGTACCTGGCTCTTGATGTCCAAACTGGTTACATGGGAAACCCAACACAATGAACCCTTTATCCTCGTACTTCTTGTACAAAGCTTCTAGTTCCTTATATTGAGGAGTGAACCCGCACTTGGAAGCAACGTTGACAATTAAAACAACTTTACCTTCTAGCTGAGTGAATGGGAATGGTTCGCCCTTTTTGTCCTTTGGTGCTAATTCGTAAAACTTAGACATCTTGGTAATTGCTGCTGTTCTTTTAATATATGaaaatattttgaatattggATATAGCTATAGCTTATTCAACAGTATATACCAAAATATTAACACCAATATCAATCAGAAACGATTTTAGGTGGACAAAAGTTATATTATTTCTGTATTGAAATATCGGTCTTGTTTATATAgaatcattttttttttccctgTTTAATTCTCTATTACAAAGAATATTAGAAAGCAGAAGTGCTAAGGAACGGAACCAACAATCAGGAACAGCAACGGAACGACAGATTTATCGGCCGGACGATGAAGAACTGTACATTCTGGTAACGGCGTTATAACAGTACTGTAGGTATATCATATAAGATTTTATGATGACACCGGGTATATCTGCATCCTATAAGATTTATAGATTAGTAAACTGTCAGTGTTTATTGCTATGTGTCAAAGCATGCGGAAATGTTCGTTTCTGATGCAATGTATTTCATGTGATTACAAAGCAACGGCTGGATGTGTGCAATTTGGGGCTTAGAACTTAGAATTGATCGGTACATGATAAACTCCAAGCAGGTGAGAAGACGGCTTTAAACCACCAATGTGGCGTACCTTTTAGCTATAAGGTTTCTATTTGTCAGTGTTTAGATTGAATCTCGAACCCTTGATGATATCTGGTCACGTGGTCAATAATTACATACATTTTAACATCACATTATGAAGGGATATATACATAAATCACCTTGCCGCTTGTACCACACTCATACACCTGAACTCGTTCGAGTAAGATGCTTTCCATAACCGAATCTTACCATCATCTCCGGTACTACTTAGGATTGTACCTGTGAGATTCCAAGATACGGACCATACCTCGCCCTGATGGTCTGAATGTTCGCTGATCAGCTCGACGTGAAGGTTAGCCACTGATCCATCTGCATCAATGGCGGAGCTGTCAATGGGTGGGCCATCACGTTCTATGTTTGCATTGTTATCGTTTTCTTCGTTTATAATATTCGTACCGTTGTTACGCGATTCGGTTACTTTGAATATTCTTAATTTCCCATCTTTGCAGCCCGTAGCGATCAATTGGTACCACCTGCCCACTGATGGTGCCCACGCAATGGATCTGATTAATCCAGTGTGACCCTTCAAATGTCCTGCTGGGACCAATTTTCCctgtttgtttctttggtagATAGTTGCCTGATCCATGGCACTGATAACTAATCTTTCTGTTGAAAATCTGGAGGGACACCAGGACAGACAAAAATCCGATTGTAGATGTGATGCAGGTGGAGTATTTAAGACGGTAATCTCGCTTGTCAGGGTCCATGACCTAAGATCGGAAGACTCTAACGCATCATAAAGACGTAACTTACCATCATTCCCCAATGCAGCTAGCCTTAGTCCCAAATGCGATGGAGCAAATTTTACGCTGAACAACGGTCCTGTCGCATCGTTCAACGTACAAAGTTTTTGCCAACGCTTTCCGGATAACTCAAGGGCATCTGGATCCTCCTCCCATAGTTTGATAGTCTTATCGTATGAGACACTCGCGATGATACGACCAAATTCTGGTGCGGCCCAATCAAGAGACACAATACTGCTATCGTGAGCCTTCCAACTTTCGCTCAATTCCCACTCATTCGTTTCCTTGTCTAGCTTGAACACCTTGATATGTTGGTCGCTGGAACATGTTGCGACTCGACGACCGTAAAAGTCATAACTAATATCGTGCACTAGGTCTGAGTGTCCTGTCAAAAACGGTTTCATGATGATAAAAGATTTTATCGGATTTACCACTAGATTGGTCGATAGAATAACTTCAACCTTCAAAGCCGTGAAGTGTAGATATCTCTCAACTCAGCTCAACTCTCTTTCCCTCTATCATGCAACTTTTAGCTTTCGTTTTCGAAAAGTTCGAAGTTCAATGTTTAAAGGATTCATATATATCGAAAATCAAAACACAATAATTTAAGAAAGCGCTTGGCATTTTAAATGCTAAGCTAAAAAAGTGCTTACTGAAGCTTTATATATAGCCAGTACCAGCTCAGGGAATGAACCATGctttcttattttttgCTACTGTTTGCTATTGCAATAATTGTATATTTTAAAGATGTATCTCCTATCGGATCTGCAGTAGGGTTTTCTGTAATTGGCTACGTGGCAGTTGATGTATTGATCCCACAAGTAGGTGATTCCTTCATCAAGATTGGTTTATTTGGCAAAGATATGAGTAAACCTGGTAGGCCAGTGATTCCAGAAACAATTGGATCTGTATCTGCTACAGTGTATTTGTTTATCATGTTCTTTTCGATTCCTTTCATGTTTTACAAATATTTGGTGATAACCTCTGGAGGTGGAAATAGAGATCTGGTTTCTCAAGAATCGACGGAGGAACAGCTATTCCCACATAGTAAGTTAAGTGAATTTTTAAGTGCACTTTTATGTCTTGAATCCACGATATTACTAGGTGCTGCTGACGATTTGTTTGATCTTCGCTGGAGACATAAATTCTTCCTACCAGCAATTGCTGCGATTCCATTACTTGTAGTCTACTATGTTGATTTTAGCGTTACCCATGTTTTGATCCCTAAGTTTGTACAAGAGTTAATTGGTACAAGCAAGACATCCATTGATTTAGGCGCTTTCTATTACTGCTATATGGCTTCGGTCGCCATTTTCTGTCCAAATTCAATTAATATATTGGCTGGTGTCAATGGACTTGAAGTTGGGCAGAGCATTGTCCTAGGCCTAATATTTATGATTAATGATGTGTTGTATTTAACTATGGGTGTGAACGGACATGCTCGTGAATCACACCTATTCTCACTTTTATTGATCGTCCCATTCCTCGGAGTCTCACTAGCATTGTTCAAATGGAACCGCTGGCCTGCAAAAGTATTTGTCGGTGATACTTACTGTTACTTCGCTGGTATGGTTTTCGCTGTAGTCGGTATTCTTGGACACTTCTCGAAGACTACGTTACTATTCTTTCTACCacaaatcttcaatttcatctaTTCAGCTCCACAAATATTCGGATTGGTGCCTTGCCCAAGGCATAGACTACCGAAATTTAACGAGAGTGATTGGCTAATGTACACATCACGAGCAGATcttataaaagaaaaaccgAAGCCAGTAATGCAACCGATATTGAGACTTTTGCACAAATTGCGATTAATCGATTTGAACATCGATCCCAAAACAAATACAATTTTAGATTGCAGTAATATGACGTTAATCAATTTAATGATTGTGTGGTTTGGGCCTATGAGGGAAGATAAGCTATGTTACTCTATACTCGCGCTGCAATTCATTATTGGAATATCTGCGATATGTCTAAGACATTTAATTGGATCACTATTATTCGGGAACGATAATTTATGGAACATCGTTTAGTGTTGTTAAATATCCAAGAAAGCTGTATCGATAGAAATGAAGACAGTTTCTCCCTACTTATAGATCAGATAGATGAAAGGAAAAGACCCCATCATATTATAcctcattttttttatttgcGTTGGTTTTATTCTATAGTACTTAATATTTATGAATATTCAATCAAGATGCTGAAATAGTACAAATGTCTATTTATAAGATCAAATGAAGAGGCTACATGATGATGTTACAAAGATAAATATATCTTACTGTATTATAGCTGCTGGAAAAATTCTGTACGTCTTTTGACTAAATGGGATACCCATGATTTGACTTCCTCAGTCTTAATGCTGCTTACTGCACCATAGAATTGAGACAAATCTTTTGTACCACTATGCCTTTTCTCATATTCGAAACATTGTACCAGCATTTCGAACTTGTCAATATCCTTAACGTATCTTGCTTCTAGTGAGCTAATGTTTTCATATGCTAACCAGTCAGACAAAATCTCATCGGCTGCAACTGAGTTGTAAGGTTTTATAATTTCCTCGCATAAATACGTAATGGTATCAAGTTCTCTTTGATGCTTTTCCTCCTTTGTTACTGGATCAAACGGTGTTATATCACCGACTAGAGATTCAGCGATGTCATGCACTAATGCTATGCGAACACATTTTTTGACATCAACATTTGGATCTTTGATCAACATAGTAGTAACCCCCATACGGTACATATGATCTGCGATACTCTCACAAGGGATAATGTCATGGTCAATCCAACCTGTTCTCTTCTGTAGCTTCAATTGTTCCACAATATGCAAAAATGCTAACACATAGTTAGGCTGAGGTTCAGACAACAGTTCCTTCACTTCAGCTGGAACATGATCCCTAGGATTCCACTCCATAGTCATCTTTGATGTTGGAAGTGGTCgtgatgaaaaaaatcgACACGAACTATCAAATAAGTTGCCCTTCTGATGAGTTAATCTAAATGTTATCGATGATTGTTTACTAAAATATGAAAATGTCCTGTACATGTTTTTATAGTTAAACAATATGAATAAGTATGACACAGAAACGATCTGAGGCCAACAAAACcgaaaaacaagaaaaccGATTCAAAGTGTATATGCAGAGGCTTCAGTTCATGAGTTGTCAAACTATAATCGAATTGGTTATTGTCCCTACTGTCCAAAATGTAATAAAATTGTTCAGTTTCATACCGATAAAACCAAGAGATATATGTAATatacaaaataaaaaacGAAGTAAACTGATCTATGCAGGATAATCAACCTTCCAGCTGAGAAATGCTGAATGACATGAAATGAGTTGAAAAAACAACCAAAAATTGATATTAAAGTATTAAATTAGGCTTAATGATCAAAAAAGGTTTTTATAAATCTACTGACAATGAATGGTGTTTTCTGAGGTAATAGATCCGATGAAGGTTGTGAGTTTCTTGACAATGTCAAAGAAATCGATGAAGTAAAAATAATGCAGTaaatgatattgataatttcatcaataGATTTAAGCaatcaattcaacaacaCCACCAGCAGccttgatcttttct
Proteins encoded in this window:
- the GPX2 gene encoding glutathione peroxidase GPX2 (highly similar to uniprot|P40581 Saccharomyces cerevisiae YIR037W HYR1 Thiol peroxidase that functions as a hydroperoxide receptor to sense intracellular hydroperoxide levels and transduce a redox signal to the Yap1p transcription factor) codes for the protein MSKFYELAPKDKKGEPFPFTQLEGKVVLIVNVASKCGFTPQYKELEALYKKYEDKGFIVLGFPCNQFGHQEPGTDEEISQFCQLNYGVSFPILKKVDVNGSEADPVYDFLKNEKSGLLGFKGIKWNFEKFLVDKKGTVVERYSSLTKPSSLEEPIEKLLNE
- the SEH1 gene encoding Seh1p (similar to uniprot|P53011 Saccharomyces cerevisiae YGL100W SEH1 Nuclear pore protein homologous to Sec13p), whose amino-acid sequence is MKPFLTGHSDLVHDISYDFYGRRVATCSSDQHIKVFKLDKETNEWELSESWKAHDSSIVSLDWAAPEFGRIIASVSYDKTIKLWEEDPDALELSGKRWQKLCTLNDATGPLFSVKFAPSHLGLRLAALGNDGKLRLYDALESSDLRSWTLTSEITVLNTPPASHLQSDFCLSWCPSRFSTERLVISAMDQATIYQRNKQGKLVPAGHLKGHTGLIRSIAWAPSVGRWYQLIATGCKDGKLRIFKVTESRNNGTNIINEENDNNANIERDGPPIDSSAIDADGSVANLHVELISEHSDHQGEVWSVSWNLTGTILSSTGDDGKIRLWKASYSNEFRCMSVVQAAR
- the ALG7 gene encoding UDP-N-acetylglucosamine--dolichyl-phosphate N-acetylglucosaminephosphotransferase (similar to uniprot|P07286 Saccharomyces cerevisiae YBR243C ALG7 UDP-N-acetyl-glucosamine-1-P transferase transfers Glc-Nac-P from UDP-GlcNac to Dol-P in the ER in the first step of the dolichol pathway of protein asparagine-linked glycosylation inhibited by tunicamycin), which translates into the protein MLSYFLLLFAIAIIVYFKDVSPIGSAVGFSVIGYVAVDVLIPQVGDSFIKIGLFGKDMSKPGRPVIPETIGSVSATVYLFIMFFSIPFMFYKYLVITSGGGNRDLVSQESTEEQLFPHSKLSEFLSALLCLESTILLGAADDLFDLRWRHKFFLPAIAAIPLLVVYYVDFSVTHVLIPKFVQELIGTSKTSIDLGAFYYCYMASVAIFCPNSINILAGVNGLEVGQSIVLGLIFMINDVLYLTMGVNGHARESHLFSLLLIVPFLGVSLALFKWNRWPAKVFVGDTYCYFAGMVFAVVGILGHFSKTTLLFFLPQIFNFIYSAPQIFGLVPCPRHRLPKFNESDWLMYTSRADLIKEKPKPVMQPILRLLHKLRLIDLNIDPKTNTILDCSNMTLINLMIVWFGPMREDKLCYSILALQFIIGISAICLRHLIGSLLFGNDNLWNIV
- a CDS encoding HD domain-containing protein (similar to uniprot|P38331 Saccharomyces cerevisiae YBR242W Hypothetical ORF or YGL101W uniprot|P53144 Saccharomyces cerevisiae YGL101W Hypothetical ORF) is translated as MYRTFSYFSKQSSITFRLTHQKGNLFDSSCRFFSSRPLPTSKMTMEWNPRDHVPAEVKELLSEPQPNYVLAFLHIVEQLKLQKRTGWIDHDIIPCESIADHMYRMGVTTMLIKDPNVDVKKCVRIALVHDIAESLVGDITPFDPVTKEEKHQRELDTITYLCEEIIKPYNSVAADEILSDWLAYENISSLEARYVKDIDKFEMLVQCFEYEKRHSGTKDLSQFYGAVSSIKTEEVKSWVSHLVKRRTEFFQQL